GTCCCCGACATGCACCACTTCAAGGGCAGCGAGGGTGGCCGCGTTCTGCCGATGCTCCACCCCAATGGATCGCCCAACCTCGCCCCCGGCCTGACCGCCGAGCTCACCCGACGGCTCGGCGTCCCGGTCACCGTGCAGGACACGACCGCCTACATCGCCGCGGTCACCTCTCATACGGCCTTCACCGTCCGCTTTCTGGACGAGCTGTCCACCCCCGGCGTACGGGTTCCGATCACCGGTGACCCGCGGCTGTTCGCCGAGGCCGTTGCCCTAGGCGAGAGTCTGATCTGGGCGGCCACCTACGGGGCGGCAGCCGCCGCCCCTGACCAAGGACGTCCGGCGGGTACGACCGCCTTTCCTCCAGGGGACGAACGACGCGTGGGCAACCTGACCCCCATCGGAGACCGGCTCCCTGAAAAGATCGTCTACGAGGAGGCCGCCCGGCGACTTCACGTCGGCGCCGGGATCTTCGGGCCGGTGACTCCACGCATGTGGGAATACGGGGTCAGTGGAATGAACGTCATCCGGCACTGGTTCGGCTACCGCAAGGCCAATCCCTCTGGCAAGAAGACCAGCCCACTCGATGACACCTACCTTGATCAGTGGCCCCATGAATGGGTGACCGAGCTTAATGAACTGCTCACCGCCCTGCGCCGGATCACCGACCTGGAACCCGCCCAGGCAGCGCTCCTGGATCGCATCCTGAACGGGCCGATCATCACCGGAGCCGCCTTGGCCTCCGCCGGGGTGAGGTTCCCCACGGTGTCCAAGGACCGCAAGCCTCGCTACGGCCTCAGCGCATCAGAATTCGACAGCCGGGGGCGGCGAGTTCTCATGTGATTCATCCGAAACTCTGATTCTTGCGAAACGGAGAAACCGGGGCGGGCTGGCCTGCAGTCCGCGCTAGAGTCCACCGGCACGGGGTGGTCTCTCGTTGTGACAAGATGCATTCTTGTTGAAAAGCGTGGTCCGCTGCAAAGAATGCGATGGGGCGGTGGTCAGGGAAGGCTGGGTGGTCGTTGGGCGGTGAGTTGGGGCAGGTGGCGGGCCAGGGATCTCGCCCAAGAGCCGTCGGCGATCATTTCCTTGAGGATGGCAGTGATCGTGGTGGCGGTGGTGGCTTCGTTCCTGCGAAGGGCGATTCCGTAGTCGGTCGGAGAGAGTCGTGCGTTGAGCAGGCGCATCTTGCCGAGGTTCTGGAGAGAGTATCCGGCGAGTTCGGCGTTGTGGCCGAGTACCGCATCGAGCTTGCGGTTCAGCAATGCGACGAGGCACTCGCTGTCGTTGTCGGTCTTTACCCGGGTGGCGCCGGGAAGCGCGTTCGCCATGATCGGCGCCTGGCCGACGGTGCAGAACCGGCGGCCCTTGAGGTCGCCGGGGTCGGTCAGTTCTCGTTCCTTGGCGTTGACGAGAATGCCCTGATTGGCAGTGAAGTAGGCGCCGGTGAAGATGACGTTCCGGTTGGCTCCGATGGCGAAACCGGCTATGACGAGATCGGCCTTTCCCCGCGTGAGGAGTTGCTCGCGGTCGGCCGAGGTGGCTGGAATAAAGGTGATTCCACTGGAGGGCACGCCGAGTTTGTTCGCCACTCGCGTAGCGATGTCGATTTCGAATCCCGCGTAAGTCGATCCCTTCTGGCGCTGTGCCAGGCCGGGTCGGTCGGGCTGTACCGCGATCGTCAGTTTGCGATCCTTCGCGGCCTTCTCGGCGAGCGTGGACGGCGCGTCGTCCGCGTCGGCGGTGCATGCCGTCAGCAGGGCGGCCAGGGACACCACCGCTGCGCAAAGCCTCCGGGAGGGGGTGACAACGCGCACGGAGGGCCTCGCAGTCGGCTGGGGCGATCAAGTCAGAGCGGACTCTAGACGGTGCCTCGCGATCCGTTCAACAACGATCAAGCCCCTGTCGAGAATGTGACGTCGGTGGTTGTCTCCGAAACGAACGAATCCGCCGTCCTTCCTCGTCATCACCTTCATAGCACCATCGTTCGCCGGGGAACGACCATTCGCCCTGCGACGATCTTGACGTCGCCATGTTCACATCGGCGACTGTTGAGGGGCTCGGGTGTACAGAGGTCGGGCTCGCGGGCCATCGGCGCGTCCGGAACGGGCCGGTCGCCCACTTCCGACAGACCGCCGATGTCAGCGGGCCGGTCATGAGCGGTCTCAGCAGCCCGACCCATCCCGATCCCGCGCAGTCCTATGCCACCCTCGACCACCGGCTGGACTGGCCCGCCGCCACGGACAGCGGCACCGTACGCGGCTACAACGTGTACCTCGACACCTCACCCGAGGCGCCCGACCTCAGTGGCTTTCCCCAAGGCGTCGGTACGAGCGAGATGACCAAGGTGACCACGGCCCAGACCTT
The DNA window shown above is from Thermomonospora umbrina and carries:
- a CDS encoding transporter substrate-binding domain-containing protein; amino-acid sequence: MRVVTPSRRLCAAVVSLAALLTACTADADDAPSTLAEKAAKDRKLTIAVQPDRPGLAQRQKGSTYAGFEIDIATRVANKLGVPSSGITFIPATSADREQLLTRGKADLVIAGFAIGANRNVIFTGAYFTANQGILVNAKERELTDPGDLKGRRFCTVGQAPIMANALPGATRVKTDNDSECLVALLNRKLDAVLGHNAELAGYSLQNLGKMRLLNARLSPTDYGIALRRNEATTATTITAILKEMIADGSWARSLARHLPQLTAQRPPSLP